DNA sequence from the Anaerobacillus alkaliphilus genome:
AACGACCGGTGTTTTACAAGGAATGAATCGCTCTAATGAAGCTGCGATTATCGTAATTATTAGTGCCGCGGTAAAAATCGTCTTGAACATCGTGTTAGTAGGCGCTTACGGATTAGTAGGTGCGGCTATTTCAACATTGATCACTTATGTAGTATTAACAGCCTTAAACTATTGGATGATCAATAAAACCGTACCGTTTTCGATCGTCAATCGAGCAACAATCGTTTTTGCCGTTTCAAGTATTTTTATGGGAACAGCCATTGCGTTACCGCTGACCATTTTTACGATTGAAGAATGGACAAGGGTAACAGCATTGCTATATACAGCAGTAAGCATTGCTGTAGGTGGTAGTATTTATGGTGTCCTAGTTCTTCTATTAAGAGCTCTTACCAAAGACGAACTAGCTACCTTCCCAATAGTCGGGAATTTTTTAGCGAAAAGCTTATATAAAACCATGAAAGGGTGACATCTAATGTTAAAGAAAATACTCTGGGCCATTGTAGTTGTTGCTCTTATTGCCACGACACCAATTTTATTAGAAAGATCAAAAGTTGAAAAAGCAAATGACACGTATGAAATTGTTCTTCCATACGGACAGATTGAAGAAATGGGACAGTGGCTTAATATCGAGTCAGTGCTTGCTCAATTAAAAGAAGCGGGATTATCGACAATTTCGATTGAACCGGTGAATTTATCAGAGTTAGAGAGAAGAGAATACATTTTAAACGTTCAAAGAAGCTTCATTGTTGGAACGTATCCAGAATATATTGAGAACATCCCAACAGCTGGAGGATTGTATTACCGAATTGTTATGGATCACCCGTTTATAGAACGAGTTTTACCTATCTTTGACATGGAATATAAATTGATGGCAGAGGAATTAAATATTCCATTCCGCCCTGTTGAATTTTTTTCACTTGGTGATCATGATTTTATGTTCATCCCAGCTCGGACAAATTTAAGAATCGATCCAAAAAGTATTCAAGTAGAACGTTTAATGAGAGAAAAAAGTCTTGGATATGACTTTGAGCAAATAAACTTACTAAAAAACTACGGTTTTTCAGTCATCCCAAGAATTCCAAATGATTTTAATTTTGTAGGCTCGATCCAAGAGCACTTTATCTACGAAGAATTTGTAGAGTTAAGTAAATATGGAAATCAAGTCCTGTTTTTAGGTGGCGAGGTAACTGGCTTTCCTTACATGGTCTATCTAGAGGAAATGGCTCAATTCTTAAAAGAATATGGATTTAACATAATTACGATTGAAGGCCACGACCAAAAAGGGATGGGCCATTTACTGAGTATGGAAAATCTCAATGAAGATGTCGTTAGATTATTTAGTTTAACGGTAAGATCTAAAGGGAACGAAAATGATATTTTGTACGTAAACCAGTCTATTCGAGCGCTACAAGAGCGAAATCATCGAATTTTGTTTGTTAATCCCTTGAACAAAAGAGCTAATCCAATTGAACATCGAACGTATAATACAGCTTTTGAAGCCAAAATTGGCTTAGACGGAACCTCGGAATATATTGATACGCTTAGTAAAAGCAATCGAAATTGGATGCAACAAGGCAAAGCAGAACCATTCGAACAGTTAACAAAGCCTACTTGGATGAACCCAATTGTTTATCTAGCTGGTTTAGTGTTTGTCTTGTTGTTCTTCTCTAAGTTCTTTAGTAATAAATTGTTAACGACATTAGCAACAGGTGGCTTCGCTCTCGTAGTAGCAGCCCAATTCGTAACCGGCCATCATTTATTAATGAAAGCAATTGTTTTATTTGTTGCTTTAGTTGGGCCAATTTTTGCGGTTATTTCAGTAAATAAAGTTGAGAGCTGGGGCAAGCTAATTTTACAATTTCTAAAATCTGCTGCAATCGCAGCTGTTAGTGCTTGGTTCGTTATTTCTATGTTGTATGGGACAGACTATCTTGTCTATATAGAAGGATTTACCGGAGTAAAAGTACTATCTGCTTTGCCGGCAATTGTTGTTGCATTTGTCATGATCGGAAGAATGACGACATTATCAGAGCTGGTGACGAATAGTAAAAAAGTACTTGGTAAGCTGGTCTCACTTTTAAAAGAATCGATTAAATATGGTCATCTAATTATATTTGCAATCATTGGATTGGGACTTTTGTTTTACATCGGTAGAACAGGTAACCAAGGAATGGTTATCCCAGGAGAGTTATTTGTCCGTCAATGGTTAGAAGAAGTCTTAACCGCTCGTCCGAGAACAACGGAATTCTTAATTGGTTTCCCATTGTTCGTTTTAGGTCTTTACTTAACAATGATGAAAAAGAAATGGGCACCGATAGTATTGATTTTTGGAACACTTGGATTTTCATCAATGGTGGGGACATTTACCCATCTCCATACACCAATTGGCGTTTCATTATTACGAACATTTAACAGCTTAACGTTAGGCTTTATCATTGGGTTAATCTTAATCTTTGTATATCGTTACATTGAGAAAAAAATCGTTCCGATGATAAAAGAAAGGATCTCTTTATGAAAGTAGTGTTATCGGGTTATTATG
Encoded proteins:
- a CDS encoding DUF5693 family protein: MLKKILWAIVVVALIATTPILLERSKVEKANDTYEIVLPYGQIEEMGQWLNIESVLAQLKEAGLSTISIEPVNLSELERREYILNVQRSFIVGTYPEYIENIPTAGGLYYRIVMDHPFIERVLPIFDMEYKLMAEELNIPFRPVEFFSLGDHDFMFIPARTNLRIDPKSIQVERLMREKSLGYDFEQINLLKNYGFSVIPRIPNDFNFVGSIQEHFIYEEFVELSKYGNQVLFLGGEVTGFPYMVYLEEMAQFLKEYGFNIITIEGHDQKGMGHLLSMENLNEDVVRLFSLTVRSKGNENDILYVNQSIRALQERNHRILFVNPLNKRANPIEHRTYNTAFEAKIGLDGTSEYIDTLSKSNRNWMQQGKAEPFEQLTKPTWMNPIVYLAGLVFVLLFFSKFFSNKLLTTLATGGFALVVAAQFVTGHHLLMKAIVLFVALVGPIFAVISVNKVESWGKLILQFLKSAAIAAVSAWFVISMLYGTDYLVYIEGFTGVKVLSALPAIVVAFVMIGRMTTLSELVTNSKKVLGKLVSLLKESIKYGHLIIFAIIGLGLLFYIGRTGNQGMVIPGELFVRQWLEEVLTARPRTTEFLIGFPLFVLGLYLTMMKKKWAPIVLIFGTLGFSSMVGTFTHLHTPIGVSLLRTFNSLTLGFIIGLILIFVYRYIEKKIVPMIKERISL